From the Paenibacillus tianjinensis genome, the window CGTTGTTTAAGAGCACCATCGGATATTGCAGCGGTCCGCCGCTCTGAACACCTGGCAGGGAAATGCAGATGTGGTTCTGCTCCGTTTTTTTACGGTGGAACAGCAGCTCGCCATGGAATTCAGGTGCTGTCAGCGCAGCAGCCTCACCGTGATTGTCAAAAGAACCAAAATGGCGCTCCAATAGTCCGGTAAGATTATCATCAATGTTGCCCGCTACGCTGATCACCGTATTTTCAATAGTATACTGAGCCTTCATATAGGCACGCAGATCATCAGGGGTCATTGCCAGCAGGCGTTCCTTAAGGCCAAGAATCGAATAAGCCAGCGGGTGTTCCCCGTAAGCGGCTGCGCACATCAGGTCATGGACCAGATCATCCGGCGTATCCTCGCACATGGAGATCTCCTCGAGGATAACATTCTTCTCCTTCGCCAATTCTTCGGCGTCCATGCGTGAACGGAAGAACATATCGGAGAGCACATCCACTGCAATCGGGAGATGCTCATCGAGCACTTTTGCGTAATAGCATGTATATTCCTTCGAGGTGAATGCATTGACGTTGCCGCCAATCGCATCAAACTGCTCGGCAATATCCTTGGCGCTGAAGCGGTCAGTGCCCTTAAACAGCATATGTTCAATAAAATGAGAAATCCCGTTATTCAAGGGGTTCTCATTGCGGGAGCCCGTTTTGACCCAGATTCCAAAGGAGACGGATCGGCCGGTGGGAATTTTCTCTGTCACCACTCGCAGGCCGTTTGATAATACGATTTTTTCCAATTCTAAGTCCTCCTGGCACAGCCTTGTTTCTGTCCTGTAGATTTATTAAGCGCGACTCTAATCCTACCAGAAATTAACGACTCACTCAACTTCGGTGGGCATCAGCCGCTCCGCCGACAACGTCTGGCTGACTGTTCCAAGCTGCAGATCTTTTGCTCTGATCGCCCGTATCATGCCCTTCAGTGCCTTGGAGGAAGATGCCGTCGGATGCATCAGTATCAGCGTTCCTGGCTCAGTCTTGGCACTTATCTTAGCAATTACAGATTCCGGGGAAGGATTCCTCCAATCGACTGTATCCAGCGTCCACAGCACTGTTTTCAGCCCCAAGGATGCAGCTATGTCCACCGTTTCCTGATCAAAATCGCCTGAAGGGGGAGCGAACCACTGATTCGTCACTCCCAGGCTCTCCTTGAGGAGGATTTGAGTCTTCTGGATTTCCGCAGTCGCCCGCGCCCGGCTTAATGTACTCATATTCGGATGAGTGTACGCATGATTCTCCATTTCATGACCACGCTTCAGCATCTCTGCAGCCAGTTCTTTATTTTTACTGAGCCAGCTTCCATCGAGAAAAAAGGTCACCTTCACCTTCTCCTCATCCAGAATGTCCAGCATCGGTTCAATATACTGATTGCCCCAGGCCACATTAATCATCAGCGAGACCATGGGTTTGGCCGGATTGCCCCGGTAGATCGGATACGCCCCGAGATCATTTAAGGAGACCTTAGGCCGGATTTGGCGGTAAACCAGCTTAAGGCCGTCACCAGGACCTGTCAGCAGTGCATTTCGATACGTTGCTTCTTCATCTACCTCGAGCCCGTTATAACCCGGAATGGCCTTCCAAATACGGTCTACAGTGGCATCTACAGGGGCTGCATTCAACTTGGCTGCCTCGCTCTGAACCAGTAAACGCAGCTCCTCATTTTGTTCCTTGGGATGATTAGCCATTACTGCCAGTCCATCCTCAGGCTTAAGCTGGGCCAGCATTTCCTTCACGGGTCTGTATGTACTGCCAATACCGATTACAACAGCAATACAGGCCAGTACAAGTGCCGCTTTGTCCGTCTTCATGACGATTTTCCTCCCCGCGCACAGTTCGTACAGGACTCTTTGTCCCAGACTATGAATGACAGGAGTAAAATATGCTTCTTACCCGGCTTAAGCACGCCAAAAAGAAACGGAATTACCGCCCTGACCGGGAAGAAAATCCGTTTCTGCAAATAATCTGAGAATATAACCTATTTAAAAAAAGAGCCAGACGCAATTGCTTCTGTCTCTTCTTAAAAATATCCACAAAGCCTGCTGCAAAAAGCAATGCGTAACTTACGCTTTCGCTCCGGCTTCCGAAGTCAATACCGCTTTGCGCGACAAGTTGACGCGGCCCTGCTGGTCAATTTCGGTTACTTTTACAGTAATCGTATCGCCGATGGCCACAACATCTTCTACTTTCGCTACGCGCTCTGTGGACAGCTGGGAGATGTGTACCAGCCCGTCTTTGCCGGGAATCAGTTCAACGAAAGCACCGAACTTCTCGATGCGGCGAACCGTACCTACATAGATTTCACCAACTTGGACTTCCTTCACAATGCCTTCGATGATGCCACGGGCTTTTTGGATCATGGCTTCGTCGGAAGAGCCGATAAATACGCGTCCATCCTGCTCGATGTCGATCTTTACGCCGGTTTCCTCAATGATCTTGTTGATGATCTTACCGCCGGCACCAATAACATCACGGATTTTGTCCGGATTGATGTTGATAATAATGATCTTAGGCGCATATTGGGACAGGCTAGGTCTTGGCTCAGAGATAGCTTCCATCATTTTGCCGAGGATGAACAAACGTCCTTCTCTGGCTTGCTCCAACGCTTCCTTCAGAATCTTGCGGTCAATCCCGGCAATCTTGATATCCATCTGAATTGCGGTTACACCTTCTGCAGTTCCCGCTACCTTAAAGTCCATATCACCCAGATGATCTTCCATACCCTGGATGTCTGTCAGAATGGAGACATGCTCTCCGTCTTTGATCAGACCCATAGCTACGCCGGCTACAGGTGCCTTGATAGGTACCCCTGCATCCATCATTGCCAGGATACTGGCGCAGATACTTGCCTGGGAAGTCGAACCGTTAGATTCAATCGCTTCCGAGACCAGACGGATCGTGTACGGGAATTCAGTTTCACTAGGAATAACTTTGGAAAGAGCGCGTTCACCCAGTGCCCCGTGGCCGATTTCGCGGCGTCCCGGTGCTCTAAGCGGGCGGGCTTCCCCTACGCTGAACGGCGGAAAGTTGTAATGATGCATGAAACGTTTGGTTTCAGTCGGATCGATACCGTCCAGAATTTGCACATCACCAAGCGCACCAAGTGTACAAACGCTGAGAATTTGTGTTTGCCCGCGGGTAAATAGTCCGGAGCCGTGCGTACGCGGCAGGAGTGCGGTATCACATTCAATCGGACGGATTTCATCCAGCTTACGGCCATCCGGACGCACCTTGTCATGCGTAATCAGGCGGCGCACTTCATCCTTAACGATGTCATGCAGTACTTCCTTCACGTCTTTCAGAAGCTCTGGTGTCTCTATGTATTTCTCAACGAAATACTCCACCGTTTCACTGTTGATCAGATCGATAGCATCCTGGCGTGCATGCTTCTCGGCAATCTTGACAGCTTCTACCAGACGACTCTGCGCATAAGCACGAACCTCTGTGTTCACGTCAGCATTTACCGCGTGCAGCTTTACAGCCATTTTTTCTTTACCGGCAACGGCTACCAGCTCTTCAATCACTGCTACGATCTTGCGGATTTCTTCGTGTCCGAACATGATTGCTTCCAGCATCACGTCCTCCGGCACTTCGTTCGCTTCCGCTTCAACCATCATGATGGCATCTTTCGTTCCGGCAACCACGACATAAATGTCGCTGGCTTCCTGCTGGGCAACGTCCGGATTGATGACGAATTCGCCGTTGACTCGTCCAACCGCCACTCCGCCGATCGGCCCGTCAAACGGCACATCGGAGATGCTCAGGGCAGCAGACGTACCAATCATAGCCGCGATATCCGGGGCACAATCCTGGTCCACACTCATGACCATGTTCAGTACCTGAACATCGTTACGGAAGCCTTCCGGAAACAATGGACGAATTGGACGGTCGGTCAGGCGGCTGGACAGAATTGCTTTCTCACTCGGTCTGCCTTCCCGCTTGATAAATCCGCCAGGGATTTTACCTACTGCATATAATCTTTCTTCATAGTTAACCGTAAGCGGGAAAAAATCCAGATCTTTAGGTTCACTGGAAGCTGTAACCGTACACAATACTGCAGTATCTCCGTAGCGTACCATAACAGCGGCATTTGCCTGTTTGGCAAGGCGGCCGGTCTCCAGCACCAGGCGTCTTCCGCCAAGCTGCATTTCTACACGTTGTTCCATAAAACCCCTCCTTGAATAGTAGTAAGCCCGCTATCGAACCGCAGGCTGTAGCGTAGCTCTTCATGAACCGAAAGCCTGCCCGAGGTTATCAGATCACGGTCCGGTTCTGTATGTTCTACAAGCAAAAACGGCTTGTCCTCTCAAAAGAGGTGAAATAGCCGTTTGTGCGAATCATATCCATTTGCCTCTGTAAAAGTTTTCCCTAAATTTTCAAAAAGCAACCCGGCTGTCCCGCTGTCGATCGTAAGAAGGACATACGGTATACAACCAGGCTGCTTTAAGGTTACTCTTATGGGAAATTAACGACGCAATCCCAGTTTCTCGATCAGGGCGCTGTAACGTCTGATGTCTTTGTTCTTCAAATACGCCAGCAGTTTACGACGTTGTCCAACCATCTTGAGCAGTCCGCGACGGGAATGATGATCTTTCTTGTGCGTACGCAAGTGGTCAGTCAAATTAACGATGTTCTCCGTAAGGATAGCAACTTGCACCTCAGGGGATCCGGTATCGGATTCATGAGTTTTGTGCTCGTCGATCAATTGGTGTTTACGTTCTTGAGTCAATGCCATCCTGTTCACCTCCTTCATTATAATCGCCAGTAGCCTCGTCGCCGTCGGTGAGAACGTGCAACCAAGCTAAGGTTATGATGCTGTCATTCCAGCAACGTTAATCAGTATAGCATCTTCGAAGACAAAAGTAAACGCATGTCCAAAGAAGATTATGAAGGATATCCCAGCAGCGCTTTGGCTGTCTCAGCATCCTTGGAGATTTGCGAGATCAGGGCATCAATGGACTCGAATTTCCGTTCAGGACGGATAAAGCCCTCAAGTTCTACTTTAAGCTCCTGTCCATAGATATCTGCGGCAAAATCAAACAGGTGCACTTCAAAACTCGGTGCCACCATCCCATCATGGAATGTGGGCTTAACCCCAACGTTCATTACCCCATACAAAACTTCTTCCTTAAAGAAGACCTTCACTGCATAGACTCCCTTGGCCGGGATGACATACCGGTCTTCCAGTTGAAGATTGGCGGTGGGGAACCCGATGGTGCGCCCGCGCTTCTCACCATGTCCGACGATTCCGCGCAGATGATAACAGCGTCCAAACCAGCTATTCGCAAGGGCCAGATCACCGCTTTGCAAGCTCTTACGGATTCCGGAGCTGCTTACCTTCTCTCCATCAAGAAGGAACGGAGGAACCGTCTCCACACTCATTGCCCCAAGCCCCAGCTCACGGAGCATGTCCGAATCGCCTTCGCCCAGGTAACCGAAGCGGAAATCAAACCCGACTACTGCAGTTATAATCTGCAGGGGCAGCAGCATAATGGAGACAAAATCCTGCGGGCTGACCCGGGAAAGCTGCTCATTAAAATCAATTATATACAAAATATCGACACCCATACCAGACAGAAGCTCCTGCTTATCCTTCGGCGGGGTCAAATATCCATCATAGTCGCCTTTGCCCATGACATCCTTGGGATGAGGATGAAAGGTCATCACTGCAGCCGGTACACCTTGTCTCCGGGCCAGAGCTACAGCGGATGTAATGACGCTGGCATGTCCGCGGTGCAGTCCGTCAAACTGGCCCAGTGCAGCTACTTGGGGCTGTGCCCACTCGGCTGCTGTCTCCGGCGGCATTGGATAGCTTAAGGTTACGGTTCTCACGCTGTTTCTCACCTACAATTCACAAATGAAATAAATAAATTAACCTTGTGCGAAGACTTTAACAGGTGCAATAGCCCCCGTATCTTCCAGCTTGTAAATACCCAGGAATTCTCCCTGAAGATCGTAAAGCCGGAAGTCACCGCCCTGCTTCACTTCGGGTGCCACATACCGGATCGAAAGACGTTGACCCTGCATGGCAGCCTTCTTCTTCTCATCGATCACGGAGTGCCGCGGCAAATGGGATATGGCCTCGTCTGCCGCAATCAAATGCTGCTCAAGTGTGCCTGCTTCCTTATGTTCAGCAATCTGCTCGAGGGTCAGGCAATGGCTGGCAGAAATCCCGGCAGACATCGTACGCGTAAGCTCGACCATTACACCGGGAAGTCCAAGCGCACGGCCAATATCCACACATAGTGTACGGATATAAGTGCCCTTCGAACACAATACACGGAAAGTAATATCAGGATGATTGCCGTTCCAGACCATATCCGTCATTTCAATTTCATAGATCTCCACTTCACGGCTTTTGCGTTCGACTGTTTTGCCTTCTCGGGCCAGCTCATAAAGACGCTTACCGTCAACCTTGACCGCCGAATACATTGGTGGAACCTGGGAGATCACTCCTTTGAACGAGTTCAGCACCTCAAGCACTTCGGCTTCGGTAACATGAACTTCATCCACCGTCTCCGTAATCGTACCAGTCATATCTTCTGTATCACTGGATAAGCCGAGTCTGAGGGTCGCAACATATTCCTTGGGCAGCTCCTGGATATATTCCACCACCCGGGTAGCCCGTCCAAGACAAAGCGGAAGCACTCCGGTCACCTGAGGATCAAGTGTACCCGTATGACCAATCCGTTTCATACCGAGAATTCTCCGGGCTTTGGCTACAACGTCATGTGAAGTGTATCCTGCAGGCTTATAGACCGCCAAAACACCTGTGAGTTCACTCATAAATGACGTCTGACCTCCTCAAGCACCAGCGGAATAGCCTGTTCCAGTGTTGCCTCAAGACGGGCACCAGCAGCACGGGTATGACCCCCGCCACCGAATACTTGCGCAAGTGCTGCGACATCAACTTTGCCGGCTGAGCGTAAGCTTACTTTCACAGCATGCTCATTGATCACCTTGAAAAGAAGACCAACCTCAACCCCGCGGATATTGCGGGGATAATTCACTATACCTTCCAAATCTTCATTGGCTGCGCCACAGTCAAGCATATCCTGCGGCGTTACATGCACCCAGGCAATGTCACCTTCGGGGGACAGCTGTAGTGTATTCAATGCACGGTTCAGCACTTTCACCTGAGGCAGGGTCATTTCCTCCAGCAGGTTCTCCGCCAGTTCCGGACCGTTAACGCCCATTGCCAGCAGTTCAGAGACCGCCGCCATCACTTTGGGTGAGGTATTGGAATAGCGGAATCCGCCGGTATCCGTCAGCAGTCCCGTATAAAGCGCCGTGGCAATATCGAGGCTCCATTCCACCTGAAACGTCTTCAGCAGGTCGAACAAAATTTCCGCAGTCGCAGCAGCATCCGGCTTAATGAGCGTCACGAAACCATAACCGTTATTGGTAGGATGATGGTCAATATTCACGATGAGCGCATCACTGGCAAAATATCGCTGGGTTAGCCCCACACGCTGAAAATCAGCACAATCGACGCAAATTACATTGCTGTATTGGCGCTGCAGCTCACGTTCCGCCAAATTGATAATTTCACCGGCATGCCATAAGTATTCCATCCGCTGCGGAATTGGACCTTCATTCAGCATAGTATATTTTTTGCCCAGACATGAGAGAAGCCAGCCCACCGCGAGGGTGGAGCTGACTGCATCTCCGTCCGGCTGAACATGCGACACTACAAGATAATCGTCGTGTTCCAGCAGAAACTTACGGGTCTGCTGGAGACTTTGTTCATAGCTCTGCATTCGCCGTCTCCTTTATGTTTCCTAGCTTTCTTCGTGCTTGATCTCGCCCAGCAGCTTCTCAATATGACTTCCGTATGCAACGGATTCATCAATTTTGAAGATCAGCTCAGGCGTATGACGCAGGCGGATCGCCTTGCCAAGCTCAGAACGGAGAAAGCCGTTGGCTTTCTCAATCGCTTTGAGTGACCCTGACTGCTGCTCCGCATCCCCGAACACGCTCAGGTATACTTTGGCCTGAGATAGATCGTTCGTTACGTCTACCCCGGTTACGGTAACGAAACCAATGCGCGGGTCTTTCAATCCGCTCTGGATGAGCTGGCTCAGCTCTTTCTTGATCTGCTCGCCAACCCGTCCGGCTCTGATTTTAGACATCTGTATTCACCTCTTCGCTTAGCGCTCTACCTTTTCCATGA encodes:
- a CDS encoding M16 family metallopeptidase gives rise to the protein MEKIVLSNGLRVVTEKIPTGRSVSFGIWVKTGSRNENPLNNGISHFIEHMLFKGTDRFSAKDIAEQFDAIGGNVNAFTSKEYTCYYAKVLDEHLPIAVDVLSDMFFRSRMDAEELAKEKNVILEEISMCEDTPDDLVHDLMCAAAYGEHPLAYSILGLKERLLAMTPDDLRAYMKAQYTIENTVISVAGNIDDNLTGLLERHFGSFDNHGEAAALTAPEFHGELLFHRKKTEQNHICISLPGVQSGGPLQYPMVLLNNAIGGGMSSRLFQEIREKRGLAYSVYSYHSSQVDSGLFTVYAGTAPKQTKEVTVLIKEMMHELAVKGISEDELRKGKEQLKGSLILSLESTSSRMNRIGKNELMLGRHDTLDDMIDKIGRVTMDDVNQLLDQMFAEPLALAMVGSTDKAIANVRRDDLVLLRSN
- a CDS encoding polysaccharide deacetylase family protein, with protein sequence MKTDKAALVLACIAVVIGIGSTYRPVKEMLAQLKPEDGLAVMANHPKEQNEELRLLVQSEAAKLNAAPVDATVDRIWKAIPGYNGLEVDEEATYRNALLTGPGDGLKLVYRQIRPKVSLNDLGAYPIYRGNPAKPMVSLMINVAWGNQYIEPMLDILDEEKVKVTFFLDGSWLSKNKELAAEMLKRGHEMENHAYTHPNMSTLSRARATAEIQKTQILLKESLGVTNQWFAPPSGDFDQETVDIAASLGLKTVLWTLDTVDWRNPSPESVIAKISAKTEPGTLILMHPTASSSKALKGMIRAIRAKDLQLGTVSQTLSAERLMPTEVE
- the pnp gene encoding polyribonucleotide nucleotidyltransferase, encoding MEQRVEMQLGGRRLVLETGRLAKQANAAVMVRYGDTAVLCTVTASSEPKDLDFFPLTVNYEERLYAVGKIPGGFIKREGRPSEKAILSSRLTDRPIRPLFPEGFRNDVQVLNMVMSVDQDCAPDIAAMIGTSAALSISDVPFDGPIGGVAVGRVNGEFVINPDVAQQEASDIYVVVAGTKDAIMMVEAEANEVPEDVMLEAIMFGHEEIRKIVAVIEELVAVAGKEKMAVKLHAVNADVNTEVRAYAQSRLVEAVKIAEKHARQDAIDLINSETVEYFVEKYIETPELLKDVKEVLHDIVKDEVRRLITHDKVRPDGRKLDEIRPIECDTALLPRTHGSGLFTRGQTQILSVCTLGALGDVQILDGIDPTETKRFMHHYNFPPFSVGEARPLRAPGRREIGHGALGERALSKVIPSETEFPYTIRLVSEAIESNGSTSQASICASILAMMDAGVPIKAPVAGVAMGLIKDGEHVSILTDIQGMEDHLGDMDFKVAGTAEGVTAIQMDIKIAGIDRKILKEALEQAREGRLFILGKMMEAISEPRPSLSQYAPKIIIININPDKIRDVIGAGGKIINKIIEETGVKIDIEQDGRVFIGSSDEAMIQKARGIIEGIVKEVQVGEIYVGTVRRIEKFGAFVELIPGKDGLVHISQLSTERVAKVEDVVAIGDTITVKVTEIDQQGRVNLSRKAVLTSEAGAKA
- the rpsO gene encoding 30S ribosomal protein S15, which codes for MALTQERKHQLIDEHKTHESDTGSPEVQVAILTENIVNLTDHLRTHKKDHHSRRGLLKMVGQRRKLLAYLKNKDIRRYSALIEKLGLRR
- a CDS encoding bifunctional riboflavin kinase/FAD synthetase; its protein translation is MRTVTLSYPMPPETAAEWAQPQVAALGQFDGLHRGHASVITSAVALARRQGVPAAVMTFHPHPKDVMGKGDYDGYLTPPKDKQELLSGMGVDILYIIDFNEQLSRVSPQDFVSIMLLPLQIITAVVGFDFRFGYLGEGDSDMLRELGLGAMSVETVPPFLLDGEKVSSSGIRKSLQSGDLALANSWFGRCYHLRGIVGHGEKRGRTIGFPTANLQLEDRYVIPAKGVYAVKVFFKEEVLYGVMNVGVKPTFHDGMVAPSFEVHLFDFAADIYGQELKVELEGFIRPERKFESIDALISQISKDAETAKALLGYPS
- the truB gene encoding tRNA pseudouridine(55) synthase TruB — encoded protein: MSELTGVLAVYKPAGYTSHDVVAKARRILGMKRIGHTGTLDPQVTGVLPLCLGRATRVVEYIQELPKEYVATLRLGLSSDTEDMTGTITETVDEVHVTEAEVLEVLNSFKGVISQVPPMYSAVKVDGKRLYELAREGKTVERKSREVEIYEIEMTDMVWNGNHPDITFRVLCSKGTYIRTLCVDIGRALGLPGVMVELTRTMSAGISASHCLTLEQIAEHKEAGTLEQHLIAADEAISHLPRHSVIDEKKKAAMQGQRLSIRYVAPEVKQGGDFRLYDLQGEFLGIYKLEDTGAIAPVKVFAQG
- a CDS encoding DHH family phosphoesterase — protein: MQSYEQSLQQTRKFLLEHDDYLVVSHVQPDGDAVSSTLAVGWLLSCLGKKYTMLNEGPIPQRMEYLWHAGEIINLAERELQRQYSNVICVDCADFQRVGLTQRYFASDALIVNIDHHPTNNGYGFVTLIKPDAAATAEILFDLLKTFQVEWSLDIATALYTGLLTDTGGFRYSNTSPKVMAAVSELLAMGVNGPELAENLLEEMTLPQVKVLNRALNTLQLSPEGDIAWVHVTPQDMLDCGAANEDLEGIVNYPRNIRGVEVGLLFKVINEHAVKVSLRSAGKVDVAALAQVFGGGGHTRAAGARLEATLEQAIPLVLEEVRRHL
- the rbfA gene encoding 30S ribosome-binding factor RbfA; translated protein: MSKIRAGRVGEQIKKELSQLIQSGLKDPRIGFVTVTGVDVTNDLSQAKVYLSVFGDAEQQSGSLKAIEKANGFLRSELGKAIRLRHTPELIFKIDESVAYGSHIEKLLGEIKHEES